The Sulfolobus acidocaldarius DSM 639 genome has a window encoding:
- a CDS encoding Phenylacetic acid catabolic protein, with protein MTIKTPSDIKDEELKTELLDLIFVIADSKLAIVEQTSPWLVNSPTVDSRLFTARFVADELNHAWQMSRMIEDFGEKDKVKELQELRLGLHRLEPFNLPLFTWEDAVAFVFVIDSYNVILMNSLMDCEYEPLSKLAKSIVKDDEYHTMFSENEIIRLSRENRNKIQGALNFWLPRLNDVYEHMRKLRLDKLFSLRVNNWLTEESESSLVSKLNEKLVKIGLDSVAVKKYTRN; from the coding sequence ATGACAATCAAAACTCCCAGCGATATAAAAGATGAGGAGCTGAAGACGGAGCTCTTAGATCTAATTTTTGTGATCGCCGATTCTAAACTAGCTATTGTGGAGCAAACATCTCCATGGCTAGTTAACTCCCCAACTGTGGACTCCAGACTATTCACTGCTAGGTTTGTCGCAGATGAGCTGAATCACGCATGGCAGATGTCTCGTATGATCGAGGACTTTGGTGAAAAGGATAAGGTTAAAGAGCTACAAGAACTGAGGCTTGGATTACATAGGTTAGAGCCCTTCAATTTGCCCTTATTTACATGGGAGGACGCCGTGGCGTTTGTTTTCGTAATTGACAGCTACAACGTAATTCTGATGAATTCACTTATGGATTGTGAATACGAACCATTAAGTAAGTTGGCAAAAAGTATAGTAAAGGATGACGAGTACCACACTATGTTTAGCGAGAACGAGATAATCAGACTTTCAAGAGAGAACAGAAATAAGATACAGGGAGCACTAAACTTCTGGCTACCTAGACTAAACGACGTCTATGAACATATGAGGAAACTGAGACTGGATAAGTTATTCTCTCTCAGAGTAAACAACTGGCTTACAGAGGAGAGCGAAAGTAGTTTAGTAAGTAAATTAAATGAAAAACTAGTGAAAATTGGCTTAGATTCGGTTGCTGTGAAAAAATATACACGTAATTAA
- a CDS encoding 1,2-phenylacetyl-CoA epoxidase subunit PaaC has translation MVTKWEYKKPKRVINWGDFTGIRKFESVYELPQEAVEVLLKLLSVQGDTEFASIEQHLYWLFHAPSLTERVTIARIMADEMRHGWQIIQVLKEFGEPGKRIAEELLATRMGKHRLDAFNMPFNLWEDTIAFTFLIDRVGLYQLMAFEDSSFGPLSRIIPTMLMEEEFHINFGYTGIKRLVESGKRDIAQKLINKWYPRGLDMFGHSRSRTIELAYKYGLKKWSNEEMRKMYMKDVEELVSPLGLELPDPYKNRRVL, from the coding sequence ATGGTAACAAAGTGGGAGTATAAGAAACCAAAGAGGGTTATTAACTGGGGCGACTTCACAGGTATTAGGAAGTTTGAGTCAGTTTACGAGTTGCCACAGGAGGCTGTGGAGGTTCTATTAAAATTATTGAGTGTCCAAGGGGATACTGAATTTGCCTCAATTGAACAACACCTATATTGGCTATTTCACGCCCCTAGTCTCACCGAAAGGGTTACCATAGCAAGAATTATGGCAGACGAAATGAGACACGGATGGCAGATCATACAAGTGCTCAAGGAGTTTGGCGAACCGGGGAAAAGAATCGCGGAGGAACTCCTAGCCACTAGGATGGGTAAGCACAGGTTAGACGCCTTTAACATGCCTTTCAACTTATGGGAGGATACAATAGCCTTCACGTTCTTAATTGACAGGGTCGGTCTTTACCAATTAATGGCTTTTGAAGATTCAAGTTTTGGTCCCCTCTCAAGGATAATACCAACAATGCTGATGGAGGAGGAGTTTCACATAAACTTTGGCTACACTGGAATAAAGAGGCTCGTAGAGAGCGGAAAGAGGGACATAGCCCAAAAGTTAATTAATAAATGGTACCCTAGGGGCTTAGACATGTTTGGGCATTCCAGATCTAGAACTATTGAGTTAGCTTACAAATACGGCTTAAAGAAGTGGAGTAATGAGGAGATGAGAAAGATGTATATGAAAGACGTAGAGGAACTAGTATCGCCTCTCGGTTTAGAATTACCTGATCCCTACAAGAACAGGAGAGTTCTTTAG
- a CDS encoding enoyl-CoA hydratase/isomerase family protein: MGLSELSPKFFKIEVEDGVGIVKLNRPPANAHNLEMLRELDNIIVESRFDDNVKVIVITSNTPRFFSAGFDINEIKDKSPEYIGLSSQYSKEVMLRMMSTRKLIIASINGHCMGGGLELAMACDIRFIANDDNIKLGMPEVSNLALIPGEGGTQFLARIVGRSKAIYLMTTGKTLTPKEAYELGLVERLVEPEKLYTETMDFARKVASGPAKAVGFAKLAVNEGLDIPLYTAFALEREMQNQALASEDAKEGARAFFEKRKPVFRGK; encoded by the coding sequence ATGGGTCTGTCAGAGTTATCACCAAAGTTCTTCAAGATAGAAGTGGAAGACGGAGTAGGTATAGTGAAGCTAAATAGACCTCCAGCAAACGCTCATAATCTGGAAATGCTAAGAGAGCTTGATAACATAATAGTGGAGTCGAGGTTTGATGACAATGTAAAGGTTATAGTGATAACCAGCAATACTCCTAGATTTTTCTCTGCTGGGTTCGATATAAACGAGATAAAGGACAAATCCCCTGAGTACATTGGTCTATCCAGCCAGTACAGTAAGGAAGTTATGCTTAGGATGATGTCTACGAGGAAGCTGATAATAGCCTCTATAAACGGACATTGTATGGGTGGTGGATTGGAACTAGCAATGGCTTGCGATATAAGGTTCATTGCCAATGACGATAACATTAAATTAGGTATGCCAGAGGTCTCTAACCTTGCTCTTATCCCAGGGGAAGGAGGAACACAATTTTTAGCTAGGATAGTAGGTAGGTCTAAGGCGATATATCTTATGACTACAGGCAAGACTCTTACTCCAAAGGAAGCCTATGAGTTGGGACTTGTTGAGCGACTCGTGGAACCAGAGAAGTTGTATACAGAAACCATGGACTTTGCAAGGAAGGTTGCTAGTGGTCCTGCTAAGGCAGTGGGATTTGCGAAGTTGGCTGTTAATGAAGGTTTAGATATACCTCTGTACACTGCTTTTGCACTAGAGAGAGAAATGCAGAATCAGGCGTTAGCCTCAGAAGATGCCAAGGAGGGTGCAAGGGCATTCTTTGAAAAGAGGAAACCAGTGTTCAGGGGCAAATAG
- a CDS encoding ATP-binding protein, which produces MVFQNPWWSDKSKIYEDETVRKVANSPYRIPPIRENILLLGPRQVGKTTFLKTTIMEVLESEANPKKALFFSCDSMRDMEDLIELIHEYRNLINPNNGYIFLDEITFVKDWNVGLLHLFNAGYFRDSIVYVTGSTSMYLMKETLPGRPLKKLVFYPLDFRTYFNVFFQNKINVDRINLFNLKESYEKAKDLLPYLQELNTALLRYVERGGFLATNLIDNPLELYSVYKDATLSDLAKLGRDERIFIDIIGEIIDSLGSRISENTIAKKTSIGSHNTVKSYLELGENLFTFRVFRKIENGHFNNKSFKKVYFIDPFIYRVMKMYTRGIGDISREELPRVVEGIVGEHLAREYGREVGYTFTKSGKEVDFVVRNVGVEVKYGSANYNDLRLSEGYILSLDEIGMKDNKVIMPISIFLYLISSERVFYEIF; this is translated from the coding sequence ATGGTCTTTCAAAACCCTTGGTGGAGTGATAAGAGCAAAATTTATGAGGACGAAACAGTGAGAAAGGTAGCTAATTCCCCTTATAGAATACCTCCCATCCGAGAGAACATTCTGTTACTGGGTCCCAGGCAGGTAGGCAAGACGACCTTTCTGAAGACTACCATAATGGAGGTTCTAGAGAGCGAGGCTAATCCTAAAAAAGCCCTTTTCTTCTCATGCGATTCTATGAGGGACATGGAAGACCTAATAGAGCTAATACATGAGTACAGGAATTTAATTAATCCCAACAATGGTTACATCTTCCTTGACGAGATAACCTTTGTAAAGGACTGGAATGTTGGGCTTCTACACTTATTTAATGCTGGATACTTTAGAGACTCAATAGTTTACGTTACTGGATCTACGTCAATGTACTTAATGAAGGAGACACTACCAGGAAGACCACTAAAGAAATTAGTCTTTTACCCACTTGACTTTAGGACTTATTTCAACGTATTCTTCCAAAATAAGATCAACGTAGACAGGATAAACCTGTTCAACCTTAAGGAAAGTTATGAGAAGGCTAAAGACTTATTACCATACTTACAGGAGTTAAATACTGCGTTATTAAGATACGTTGAAAGAGGAGGCTTTCTAGCCACAAACTTAATCGATAACCCATTAGAGTTATATAGTGTCTATAAGGATGCAACATTAAGCGATTTAGCGAAATTAGGCAGGGACGAGAGAATATTTATTGATATTATAGGGGAGATAATTGACTCTCTTGGTAGCAGAATCTCCGAAAACACCATAGCAAAAAAGACCTCAATAGGTTCACACAATACGGTTAAGAGCTACCTTGAGCTGGGTGAAAATTTATTCACTTTCAGAGTGTTCAGGAAAATCGAGAACGGACACTTTAACAATAAATCCTTTAAGAAGGTTTACTTTATTGACCCCTTTATATACAGGGTTATGAAAATGTATACCAGAGGAATCGGTGATATCAGTAGGGAGGAGTTGCCCAGAGTCGTTGAGGGAATAGTAGGTGAACATTTGGCTAGAGAGTACGGACGTGAAGTTGGATATACTTTCACTAAGAGCGGTAAGGAAGTTGACTTTGTGGTAAGAAATGTGGGAGTGGAGGTGAAGTATGGGAGTGCAAACTATAACGACTTAAGGTTAAGTGAGGGGTACATATTAAGTCTCGATGAAATAGGGATGAAAGACAACAAGGTAATAATGCCCATATCCATCTTTTTATACCTGATATCTTCAGAAAGAGTGTTTTACGAGATTTTTTAA
- a CDS encoding benzoate-CoA ligase family protein, whose protein sequence is MSSKYGDILNVTDAIFSKRSNELGRPAIYYKDEIWTYRRLIDEINRVGNALKKFLEREQRLLMISYDSPYFISVFYGAMKIGAFPIPVNTFTIPDDHIFYLEDSKAKVLVVEPEIWDRLASKLNGRTEELKYVMILPGGHREQLHISPHPAKVMLYEDIVPHESTDLNPAKTSPDEPAFGLYTSGSTGHPKCAVHLHKDIIVVLNTYVKNVLKINENDKLFSASKLFFAYGLGNSSYFAFGNGASVVLMPERVEPKRVLHYIQTYKPTIFFAVPTIYNSLLNVEEWKKYDLSSIRLCVSAGEPLPGKIYEEWKKRYVVEILDGIGSTEALHIYISNFPGESRPNCTGKVVPGYEVKIVDENGNQVKAGEIGDLYVKGDSVAMYYLHKYEDTRKNMQGYWFRSGDKFYFDDNGYLYYIGRSDDMIKAGGMWISPIEVESVILTHEAVLEAAVVGIKDEVGLTKVVAFVVPKQGYEANEKLEEGIKEYLKGKLPSYKIPKQIRFVNELPKTATGKIQRYKFRTGEVKS, encoded by the coding sequence ATGAGCAGTAAGTATGGGGACATTTTAAATGTAACAGATGCTATTTTCTCGAAAAGGAGTAATGAGCTAGGGAGACCTGCTATATACTACAAAGACGAGATATGGACCTATAGGAGGTTGATAGACGAAATAAATAGAGTAGGTAATGCATTGAAGAAGTTCTTAGAGAGAGAACAGAGACTCCTCATGATTTCTTATGACTCGCCATACTTCATATCAGTGTTTTATGGCGCAATGAAAATAGGAGCCTTCCCAATTCCAGTTAATACATTTACAATACCCGATGACCACATATTCTACTTGGAGGACAGTAAAGCTAAAGTCCTAGTCGTAGAGCCTGAAATTTGGGACAGGCTAGCCAGTAAATTAAACGGTAGAACTGAGGAGTTGAAGTATGTCATGATATTGCCCGGAGGACATAGGGAACAGTTACATATTTCCCCTCACCCAGCTAAGGTTATGCTGTATGAGGATATAGTCCCCCACGAATCCACTGACTTAAATCCAGCAAAGACGTCCCCTGACGAACCTGCATTTGGACTATACACTTCAGGGAGCACAGGGCATCCCAAGTGTGCTGTCCATCTCCACAAGGACATAATAGTTGTTTTAAATACATACGTTAAGAACGTTCTGAAAATTAATGAAAATGATAAGCTCTTTAGCGCGTCAAAGCTCTTCTTCGCATATGGGCTAGGTAACTCCTCTTATTTTGCCTTCGGAAATGGTGCATCAGTGGTCTTAATGCCTGAGAGAGTAGAACCAAAGAGAGTCCTTCATTATATCCAGACATATAAACCCACAATATTCTTCGCAGTTCCGACAATTTACAACTCTCTACTTAACGTGGAGGAGTGGAAAAAATATGATTTAAGCTCAATAAGGCTTTGCGTATCAGCAGGAGAGCCATTACCTGGAAAAATTTATGAAGAGTGGAAGAAGAGGTATGTTGTTGAGATCTTAGACGGAATAGGTTCAACGGAAGCTCTTCACATATACATATCGAACTTTCCTGGAGAATCAAGACCTAACTGCACGGGAAAAGTAGTCCCTGGCTATGAGGTTAAAATAGTTGACGAAAATGGTAACCAGGTTAAGGCTGGGGAAATAGGTGACTTGTATGTGAAAGGTGACAGTGTAGCCATGTATTATTTACACAAGTATGAGGACACCAGAAAAAACATGCAAGGTTATTGGTTTAGAAGTGGAGACAAATTTTACTTTGACGATAATGGATATTTGTACTATATCGGGAGGTCTGACGACATGATCAAAGCAGGGGGTATGTGGATTTCCCCCATTGAGGTGGAGTCAGTTATACTCACCCATGAAGCAGTGCTAGAGGCAGCAGTTGTGGGAATAAAGGATGAGGTGGGATTGACTAAGGTGGTCGCTTTTGTTGTACCTAAGCAGGGATATGAGGCTAATGAAAAATTAGAGGAGGGAATAAAGGAGTATTTGAAGGGCAAACTTCCTTCGTATAAAATACCAAAACAGATTAGGTTTGTTAATGAATTACCTAAGACAGCTACAGGAAAGATTCAACGTTATAAGTTCAGAACCGGTGAAGTGAAATCTTAA
- a CDS encoding transcriptional regulator PaaX yields MKFQTLFFTIYGDYIINYGNSITVRSLIKIMREFGFTEGAIRAGLFRLRQKGLVDMIDRRRCSLSEAGLYRLQEGMKRVYEKRNGEWDGKWRIVVYNIPESNRSVRDEMRKTLKWLGFGYLAQSTWISPNPVEESLTKFINELKDSRTNVDIFFFISDFVGNPLEIVRKCWDLKEVEEKYKEFVNQWGKVMENISSLKPNEAFITRIRLVHEYRKFLHIDPNLPKDLLPPNWVGYEAYELFQKLRNKLSTLSDQFFKSVYEP; encoded by the coding sequence ATGAAGTTTCAAACGCTGTTCTTCACGATTTATGGAGACTACATTATAAACTACGGAAATAGCATAACTGTGAGGAGTTTGATAAAGATAATGAGAGAGTTCGGTTTCACAGAGGGGGCAATAAGGGCAGGTCTATTCCGTTTAAGGCAAAAGGGACTGGTGGACATGATTGACAGGAGGAGGTGTAGTTTATCCGAAGCTGGGTTATATAGGTTACAGGAAGGTATGAAAAGAGTCTACGAGAAGAGGAACGGAGAGTGGGACGGAAAATGGAGAATAGTAGTTTACAATATACCTGAGTCAAATAGGAGTGTCAGAGACGAGATGAGAAAAACCTTAAAGTGGTTGGGCTTTGGATACCTGGCTCAATCGACATGGATATCGCCAAACCCAGTTGAGGAGAGCCTAACTAAATTCATTAATGAATTAAAAGATAGTAGAACCAATGTTGACATATTCTTCTTTATTTCGGACTTTGTTGGAAATCCCCTTGAGATAGTAAGGAAGTGTTGGGATCTGAAAGAGGTCGAGGAGAAATATAAGGAGTTTGTGAACCAATGGGGCAAAGTTATGGAGAACATATCTTCTCTGAAACCAAATGAGGCATTCATAACCAGAATTAGATTGGTTCATGAATACAGGAAATTTTTACACATTGATCCAAACTTACCTAAAGATCTACTACCGCCAAATTGGGTAGGTTACGAGGCATATGAGCTATTTCAAAAACTGAGGAATAAGCTCTCAACATTGTCTGACCAGTTCTTTAAGTCGGTATATGAACCTTGA
- a CDS encoding penicillin acylase family protein: MLILVSLFTLPLAILNPYLGVWVTTGNTKELTYVTHINGLQGNVNIYVDNNGIAHIYADNLHDLLLAEGYYEASQRLFQMEFFGLLAMGNLSSWVGSRGLSSDIAMHLIGIPQNANMSTNYIRENYPTVYSYLVDFSEGVNDYISTLSYRNLPLEFKFLGVKPYNWAPIYSLAFGEYMAWSLTSGFSDELASALLYAYFNFSEVNEINPYYPHFIDGNLTVMPGDGTVNGYNLTSQGISPSYLWSLDWYQSWATGLTKQQLISLVPLMKYALLNISDPYVDFTAPILASNSWVITSNFSSQGPILANDPHLPLLYPSVWIPLQLVGGGFNVTGWGLVGIPGVLIGHTPYTVWGLTTPEGSSSNAYVERVNGTYYYFDGKWYPMQEYNYTLMGKTYTVYYTNNGPLVAREGNYGISLYWTAMKEPILTVIAILLLDNSTSFNDLINAAKYWVIPPQNIAMISRNHAGYIVAGSYPLINETLPNGKTVLVIGARTPLNGTTSKFEPVGYVPFKYLPQVFDPSRGYAFAPNQPTAWINYPYPFIGGYWSSGGRAEDIYHYLKYQKSVDVSDMMSLQSNVTDYWASQLTPLLLKAIGNGNTTIEAQAVQYLKSWNYTFYQGEVAPTIYTYIVAEMVNMSMARILDNYGLGIIGISGIPYVVPDLIYIALNDPTSIWVNGNFNSLVQNAFAKAISLLQQELGTNVSGWNWGKVHFLEIYDPLQLSQLSIGPIPIFGDPHTLAVGSTPYVPTVPLPYVTVGSSLRFVACINSSLFYGIFPGGPSEGIFNQYSQNQLPLWLNFRYVSYSGYGYTTIANITLEAD, translated from the coding sequence GTGTTAATACTAGTATCTCTGTTCACTCTACCCCTTGCGATTTTGAACCCTTACTTAGGAGTCTGGGTTACAACAGGAAACACTAAGGAATTAACTTACGTAACCCATATTAATGGGCTTCAGGGTAACGTTAATATATATGTGGACAACAATGGTATTGCCCACATTTACGCTGATAACCTTCATGACCTTCTCCTGGCAGAGGGTTATTACGAGGCGAGCCAGAGACTCTTTCAGATGGAGTTTTTCGGTCTACTTGCCATGGGAAACCTGAGCTCATGGGTAGGTAGTAGGGGACTGAGCTCAGACATTGCCATGCACTTAATTGGTATACCTCAGAACGCTAATATGAGCACCAACTATATAAGGGAAAATTATCCTACCGTTTACTCTTACCTCGTAGACTTCTCTGAGGGGGTCAATGATTACATTAGCACTCTGAGTTACAGGAATTTACCACTCGAGTTTAAGTTTTTAGGGGTTAAGCCGTATAACTGGGCACCGATATATTCGCTGGCGTTCGGAGAATACATGGCATGGAGTTTAACCTCAGGTTTTTCGGACGAACTAGCATCTGCCCTCCTCTACGCATATTTCAACTTCTCAGAGGTCAACGAGATAAATCCTTACTATCCGCACTTCATTGATGGTAATCTCACAGTGATGCCTGGTGATGGGACTGTTAACGGTTACAATCTCACAAGTCAGGGGATATCTCCGTCATATCTATGGTCACTGGACTGGTATCAGTCATGGGCAACAGGCTTAACTAAACAACAGCTGATAAGTCTAGTGCCCTTAATGAAATATGCTCTACTAAACATCTCAGACCCTTACGTTGATTTCACTGCACCTATTCTGGCAAGCAACTCATGGGTAATTACATCTAACTTCTCATCTCAAGGACCTATATTAGCCAATGATCCACATTTACCATTACTTTACCCTTCAGTGTGGATACCCTTACAACTAGTTGGGGGAGGATTTAATGTTACAGGTTGGGGACTAGTTGGAATCCCTGGAGTACTTATAGGGCATACACCTTACACTGTGTGGGGGTTGACAACTCCAGAGGGGAGCTCGTCTAATGCCTATGTGGAAAGGGTTAATGGGACTTACTATTACTTTGACGGTAAATGGTATCCGATGCAGGAATATAACTACACACTTATGGGAAAGACCTATACCGTTTATTACACTAATAACGGACCATTAGTTGCAAGAGAAGGAAATTACGGGATAAGCCTTTATTGGACTGCTATGAAAGAACCAATACTTACTGTTATTGCAATACTTCTGCTAGACAACTCCACTTCCTTCAACGACTTAATAAATGCTGCTAAGTACTGGGTAATACCACCGCAGAACATAGCAATGATAAGCAGAAACCATGCGGGCTACATTGTGGCTGGCTCTTATCCCCTTATAAACGAGACCTTACCCAACGGGAAGACCGTCTTAGTCATTGGTGCAAGAACACCCCTAAACGGTACCACCAGTAAGTTTGAACCAGTAGGTTATGTTCCGTTCAAGTACTTACCCCAAGTGTTTGACCCGTCAAGAGGTTATGCCTTCGCTCCAAATCAGCCAACTGCCTGGATAAATTATCCTTATCCATTTATAGGTGGTTATTGGAGTTCTGGAGGAAGAGCAGAGGACATATATCATTATCTTAAGTACCAGAAGTCTGTGGACGTGAGCGATATGATGTCATTACAGTCAAATGTGACGGATTATTGGGCTTCTCAGCTCACACCTCTTCTACTTAAAGCCATAGGTAACGGGAATACGACAATTGAGGCTCAAGCAGTACAATACCTTAAATCATGGAACTATACATTCTACCAGGGAGAGGTCGCACCCACAATATATACGTATATAGTGGCAGAAATGGTAAACATGAGTATGGCTAGGATACTTGACAACTATGGTCTAGGAATTATAGGCATCTCCGGTATACCTTATGTTGTCCCTGACCTTATCTATATTGCTCTAAATGATCCTACATCAATATGGGTTAACGGTAATTTCAATAGCCTTGTTCAAAATGCCTTTGCCAAAGCTATCTCACTGCTCCAACAAGAGTTAGGAACTAATGTAAGTGGCTGGAACTGGGGTAAAGTACACTTCCTTGAGATCTATGATCCATTACAGTTAAGTCAGTTATCCATAGGTCCAATACCCATATTTGGAGACCCTCACACTTTGGCAGTGGGTTCAACCCCATACGTACCGACTGTTCCACTACCATATGTTACTGTAGGGTCCTCACTTAGATTTGTCGCATGCATTAACTCCTCACTGTTCTACGGGATATTCCCAGGAGGACCATCAGAGGGAATATTCAATCAGTACAGCCAAAACCAACTACCACTTTGGCTAAACTTTAGGTATGTATCATACTCCGGGTATGGTTACACTACTATCGCTAACATAACATTGGAGGCTGATTGA
- a CDS encoding acyl-CoA dehydrogenase family protein, translating to MMSEDSWKNVYSYLSNSYGKNHFTIDKPFQQLLKYFRGAVPDLTPLGEFAGGELLEISDYIDKGAHPKHIMWSIDGQRVDEVWISPMQRLVLERLLKEYHVNAYPYKGGDWFQHFASIYLISDPGIACILTVTNQTAYTLYKYGDAYQRTLVDGMIGENDKILFGATWFTEVQGGSDLGANLVEAYKDGNTWKLNGITKYFASDAGLAHYALVTARPKGAPSGAKGLGLFLAPKLDSSGRRNFLIRRLKEKSATISVPTGEVEFHGSEAQPIGELNQGIYYTVETLTVSRIANAFGALGLARKAYLEAYYYAQKRKAFGKPLIEHPLVRRDLLDMEVYIEGTMALALKSVSEFQKSWMSTPPYNENYNYARLLTHIAKNMTADMSAYVTKMAMELHGGIGFLREFPIERLHREALITPIWEGPSNIQALDMLEALVKKKAHLTLIKDMENLVNQLKEDRDLGDLALRSINESLSGILGMQIQDAQYYAKDLLNTLGNAVATVLLLHAGESLGSSRLRTVGKLYATRFLEGKVYPIEDLRGGDVVFMIDEVELKAETNG from the coding sequence ATGATGTCTGAGGACTCATGGAAAAACGTTTATTCATACCTCTCTAACTCTTACGGCAAAAACCACTTCACTATTGATAAACCATTTCAACAACTTTTGAAGTACTTTAGAGGGGCTGTCCCCGATCTGACACCATTAGGTGAATTTGCTGGAGGGGAGTTACTGGAAATTTCAGATTATATAGATAAAGGGGCTCACCCTAAACACATCATGTGGAGTATAGACGGACAAAGAGTTGATGAGGTCTGGATTTCACCTATGCAAAGGTTAGTTCTAGAGAGATTGTTAAAAGAGTACCACGTTAATGCCTATCCGTATAAGGGAGGGGATTGGTTCCAGCACTTTGCATCAATATACCTAATCTCAGATCCCGGAATAGCGTGTATCCTGACTGTGACAAATCAAACAGCTTATACCCTATACAAGTACGGAGACGCTTATCAGAGAACACTTGTAGACGGAATGATCGGTGAAAACGATAAGATACTCTTTGGTGCAACATGGTTTACAGAAGTTCAGGGAGGAAGTGATTTAGGTGCTAACCTCGTTGAGGCTTATAAAGATGGGAATACTTGGAAATTAAACGGAATCACCAAGTATTTCGCCAGTGATGCAGGGTTAGCTCATTACGCTTTAGTTACAGCCAGACCTAAGGGAGCTCCATCAGGAGCAAAAGGGTTAGGTCTCTTCTTAGCCCCTAAATTAGATTCCTCAGGGAGAAGGAACTTTTTGATCAGGAGATTAAAGGAAAAAAGTGCTACTATCAGTGTTCCTACTGGAGAGGTAGAGTTTCATGGTTCTGAAGCCCAACCTATAGGAGAGTTAAATCAGGGAATATACTACACAGTCGAGACCTTAACTGTGTCCAGAATAGCTAATGCATTTGGAGCTCTGGGATTAGCCAGGAAAGCGTATCTTGAGGCTTACTACTACGCACAAAAGAGGAAAGCATTTGGAAAACCCTTAATTGAACATCCGTTAGTACGTAGAGACCTATTAGATATGGAAGTTTACATTGAGGGTACTATGGCACTTGCTCTGAAGTCAGTTAGTGAATTTCAGAAGTCGTGGATGTCGACTCCACCCTATAATGAAAATTACAATTACGCCAGGTTGTTGACTCACATAGCCAAGAATATGACTGCTGATATGTCAGCTTACGTCACCAAAATGGCTATGGAGCTTCATGGCGGTATAGGGTTTCTGAGGGAGTTTCCCATAGAACGACTTCATAGGGAGGCTCTGATTACACCCATATGGGAGGGACCAAGTAATATTCAAGCTTTAGACATGCTTGAAGCATTGGTTAAAAAGAAAGCTCATTTGACACTTATAAAGGATATGGAGAATTTAGTAAATCAGTTGAAGGAGGATAGAGACCTTGGTGATCTAGCATTAAGGAGTATTAATGAGTCCCTTTCAGGGATTTTGGGCATGCAGATTCAGGACGCCCAGTATTATGCGAAAGACCTACTGAATACCCTAGGTAATGCGGTTGCAACTGTTCTACTCCTTCATGCGGGGGAGAGTTTAGGATCCAGTAGGTTAAGGACAGTTGGCAAACTCTACGCTACGCGGTTCTTGGAGGGAAAAGTGTACCCGATTGAGGATCTCAGAGGTGGAGATGTAGTATTTATGATAGACGAAGTAGAGTTGAAGGCTGAGACAAATGGGTAA